The Pseudodesulfovibrio sediminis genome includes the window ACATTACGGCCCGATATGTGCGGGGTGTGGAGAAAATAAAAGTCCTGCATGTCTGCCGAAACCAGCCCGATGCGCTGTCGCAGACCAAGCACCGTGCGCTGGGGACCGTTACCGAAATCATAGACTCTCTGCCCTCCGCCGTCGGGCAGAATATCCCCGTGCAGCACCCGAAGGAACGTGGTCTTGCCTGCGCCGTTGCTCCCGGCCAGCGCCACATGCCGACCGGCCTCAAGGGTAAAGGAAAGCGGGCCGAGCAGACGTCTGCCGTCACGGGTTACAGAGACATTGGTAAGTGAAATCAGTGGTTGCATGTCGGCATTGTCTCCTTTCTCCGTCACGCTGGCAACCTCTTTGGGTTGTCAACAACTCCGCTCCGGCCTATGCTTTGTCCATGAGCACACGTGTCGCCATAGCACACATCCTCGAATACGAATCCACGCTGCTGCAACGAGCAACGCAATTGATTCTGGAAGAGTCGGGGCTGACCATCCATCCGGGCCAGACCGTGCTGGTCAAACCGAACCTGGTCAACGGCAGCAACGCCCGTCACTGCACCACTCATCCGCGGGTAGTGCAGGCCGCCTGCACCTGGCTGCTCGACCAAGGCGCCCGCGTGACCGTGGCCGACTCCCCCGCGTTCGGACCGGCCTCCTATGTTGCTCGCGCTTCGGGACTGGCTGACGCTCTTGGCGAGATCGGCCTCAAGGCGCAAAGCCTGAAACGGGCCACGCCGCTCACGCTCTCCCAGGGCGGCACCATCGGCCTGTCACAGGACGCGCTTGAGGCAGATCTCATCCTGAACATCCCCAAACTCAAGGTCCACTGTCAGATGACCATGAGCGGTGCGGTCAAAAACATGTTCGGTTGCGTGGTCGGCTTCCGCAAGGCGCTGGCGCACAACAGACTGGGACATAGCCATGAAGTTTTCCGCTCCATGCTCATGGATGTGTATGCGGCCCTGCCCCACACCCATCATCTCGTTGACGGCATCCACCCCCTGCACAAGGACGGCCCCATCAAAGGCGTTCCCTTTGAACTGGGATGGCTGGCGGCTTCCTCCAACGGCATCGCCATCGACACGGCCGCCTATGCGCTTCTGGGGCTGCGACCGCAACAGGTGCCCCTGTGGGACGAGGCCATGCAGCGAAACCTCATAGGAGCCGACCCGCGCGACCTCCTCTACCCTCTGGAGAAACCGGACCAGTTCGACACCACCGGTTTTGTGCTCTCCCCGGAACGGGAACTCGCCTTCACGCCATCCCGACTCATGACCGGCAGAATTCGCAGCCTACTGAAACATTTCAAAAAATAGTCCTCCCCTTGCGCAATGTCACCTTCAGTTGTATGGAGGGTCATGCTGAGACAGAGGTTCACCATCACCGGCCAAGTGCAGGGCGTCGGGTTCCGACCCTTTGTCTACCGCATCGCCCTGGACAACCACGTCACCGGTTCGGTCAACAACTCCTCGGACGGCGTGATCATCGAAGTGCAGGGCAGCCCTGAACAGGTCGCCTGTTTTTCCGATGACCTCACAGAGAAACTCCCGCCCCTGGCCCATGTGGTCACATTCGAAAGCGCAGAACTCGACCCGGTTGAGGATGAGACCGCATTCATCATCCTCAAATCAACCGGCGGAAAAGGCCATTCCGTACTCATCAGTGCGGACGTAGCCACCTGCGCCGACTGTCTGGCGGACATGAATGATCCGAACAACCGGCGCTACCGGTATCCCTTTACCAACTGCACCAACTGCGGGCCGCGCTACACCATCACCCGATCCATCCCCTATGATCGCCCCCAGACATCCATGGCCGAATTTCCGCTGTGCGATAAGTGTCGGGAGGAATACGAGAACCCATTGGATCGCCGGTTTCACGCCCAGCCCAACGCCTGTCCGATCTGCGGCCCCACAGTCTGGCTCACTGATGAAAACAACGCCACGATCGCACAGAACGACGACGCGCTGAACAGGCTTGCCAGTGATCTGGCCGCAGGAAAGCTGGCCGCAGTCAAAGGCCTCGGCGGGTTCCATCTGGTCTGTGACGCGACATCGGACACGGCCGTGGCCACCCTGCGCGCCCGCAAGCACAGGCCGGACAAGCCGCTGGCGGTCATGGTCCCGGATATGGAGACCGCGCGCCGCCTTGCAGAAATTGGCCTCAAAGAGGAAGAATGGCTGACCGGACTGCACCGACCCATTGTTCTGGCCGCCAAGCACTCGCCGTTCCCGCTGGCCGAGTTGGTCGCCCCTGACACCAACTTCATCGGCCTGATGCTGCCATACACCCCCCTGCATCACGTCCTGCTCAATCATTTCAAGGAGGCCGGTAACAATACGGTCCCTGCGCTGGTCATGACCTCCGGCAACATGAGTTCCGAACCGATCTGCCTGGACAACACCGAGGCTTTCGAACGCCTCGGCGGCATTGCCGACATTTTTCTCTTTCACGACCGGGACATTCTCATCCGCACCGATGATTCGGTCCTGCGCGTGAACAAGACCACGGAAGACCCGATCTTCATGCGCCGGGCACGCGGCTTTGTTCCGGCTCCGGTGTTCATCCCGCACACGGGACCGACCGTGCTCGGCACCGGCCCGGAGCTCAAGGCCACCCTGACGCTCACCAAGGGCGATCAGGCTTTCACCAGCCAGCACATCGGCAACATGTCCAATCTGGAGACCATGTATTTTTACAGGGAAATCCTCACTCACCTTCAGGATATCCTGCAGGTCAGGCCGGAACTCATCGTCCGCGACCTGCACCCGGACTACATGACCAGCACACTGGCAGAGGAGCTGGGCCGGGAGATGGACATTCCGGTGGCGACTCTGCAACACCACTACGCCCACATCCATGCGGTACTGGCCGAAAACAGACACACCGATCCGGTCATAGGTCTGGCTCTGGACGGAACCGGTTACGGCGAGGACGGAACCATCTGGGGCGGAGAATGCCTTCTGGTTGACCCCAAAGGTCTGGAGCACCAACGGCTGGCCCATTTCTCGCGTATCCGACTGCCCGGCGGCGAAGCAGCGGTCAAGGAGCCGTGGCGCATCGCTCAGGCCGCCCTGTGGGAGCTGGGTATCACGGAACCGACCCGCTATGTCTGGCCATGGCTCACGAATTTCGAACGGGAGAGCCACTTCCTGCCCCAATTGCTACACAAAGGCATCAACGCCCCCGCGACCTCCAGTTGCGGCAGGCTCTTTGACGGAGTGGCCGCACTCTGCGGTCTGGCCGAAACCATCTCCTATGAAGGACAGGCGGCCATCCGGCTGGAAAAAGTGCAGGACATGTCCGAAACCGGCGCATACCCCTGTCCGCTCAGGTCCGATGATCCGGTCTCGCTGAACACCCTCTCGCTGGTGGCCGGTGTGTTGGAAGATCTGGAGCACTCCGTGCCGGTGCCTGTCATCGCCCGCCGCTTTCACAACGGCCTGATCGCCGGACTGACGTACATGGCCTATTCCTTTTCCATGGTGCTGGACATTCACCATATCGCCCTGTCCGGCGGGGTCATGCAGAACCTGACCCTGGCAACCGAACTTCCACTGGCCCTCAAGGCCGCAGGTCTGCTACCATTGCTCCACAAGCAGCTCCCGCCCAATGACGGGTGCATCTCCCTGGGCCAGGCGGTCTGGGGACAAAGGAAACTGCAAATCGGAAGCTGAGGAGGATTTCATGCACAGGATGTTCGCACTGCTGACCACGCTCTGCATTGTGCTCGTCGCTGCGGCACCGCTCTCGGCAGCCCCCTGCACCCCGCTGGTCCTCTCCTCCGTCACCATCCGCGAAGAAACCCTGGGATTCACCGTTGACGCCGAGTATCCCGTGCTCTGTGTCCCGGAAGCCAATCGCACCATCCGAGACTGGGTGGGATTCTGCCTTTTTGATTTCAAGAAACTCGACCCCGAACACGACCTGTCGGATTTTCCGCACAAATATTCCCTGCATATGCACTATGCGGTTTGGCCTTCACAAGGTCACAGGTTCGTCTCGGTCAAACTGTCAGTCGCCGTTTACACCGGAGGCGCGCACTCCAACCATTGGCCCAAGACATGGGTTTTCGATCGGGAAAACGGACACGTTATTGAGCTGGGTGACGTGTTCACCGATCTGGAGTCGGGGCTGAACACCGTGTCCCGCCTTGTACGGCCCCCGCTCGTCAGCGCGCTCGGCGACATGTACCTGGAAGACATGCTGCAACCGGGCATTGAACCGATGGAAGACAACTTTCGCAATTTCATTTTCACCGAGGACGGGATGACATTCTTTTTCATGCCCTATCAGGTGGCCCCCTTTGCGGCAGGCGAACAGATCGTGACCATTCCCTATGAAAATATCGACAATCTGTTCAACGCCGAAACCAGACATGCGCTCGGACGTGAATAAATTCAGATTGATCCGCCAGCCTAAAAACGATAAGAATGCGGTAACTATCACCCTATCTCAGGAGCTATCATGGAACTTATCCGCATTATCATTTCCGTTCTCATTCCGCCCATCGGGGCATTCCTCAAAGTGGGCTTGAGCCTCCAGTTTTTCATCAACCTGTTGTTGACCATCTGTGGCTACTTCCCCGGACTGGTCCACGTCATCTGGTTGTTGGCCAGAAAAAAATAATGCCACAAAAAAAGGCCGGGACAAACCCGGCCTTTTTATTACTTCGTGCTGAGACGACTACTACAATGCCTTCAACGCCACTTCCAGCTTGGCGAGATAGGCAGCGAGCATGTCAGGGGTGATGTCCCCCATGTGACCTATGCGGATTATCTGCCGCATGCCTTCCTTTTCGAGCGCCGCGTTGAGCTTCCCGTAACCGGGGTCCATGAGGTACCCTTCCTTGCGCAACGCTTCCTTCACCCCGTTTTTGAGCTGAGCCTGCGTCACCCCTTCAGGGCAAACCACGGTTGTCAGCGTCGGGGAGCGGTACCCTTCGGGAACAAACATATCGAACCCGTCCAGTCCGGCAACCCACTCCTCAACCATACCCCGCATGGCAATATGACGGGCAAACCGGTTTTCTACGCCCTCTTCATTGACAATGTAATCCAACTGCACGGCCATCTGGTTGGCCAACGCACCGTTGGGAGTGGTCAGGGTCTGGTTCTTGCGGGCACAGACAAGCTGACGGGTGATGTCATGGGCATGGCCCTTGTTGGTCACCCAGGCGGCCTTTTCCTCGGCTTCCCTGGACACGAACCCGATACCGAATCCGGCAGGAAGAGCCAGGGATTTCTGGGTAGCGGTCACATAAATGGCCGCCCCTGAATTGGAAAGATCAAGATCAGCCCCGCCATAAATGGACACGCCATCCACCAGAGGCATGCCTCCGTGCTTGCGGATAAGGGCGCAGACCGCTTTCATGTCATTCACGACACCGGTCGACGTTTCGTTGTGAGTGAAGGAAACCACGTCCGGTTTCAACGCTTCAAGTCGGGCCTCCAGCACGGCAAGATCAATGGGCTGACCGTATTCGAACTTGAGGTTCTCCGCATTCTTCCCGTTGGCCACGGCGATTTCATAGTAATGATCCCCGAACGCACCAACCGACACATTGAGCAGCGTCTCGTCCTCGGCCACCAGTGAACGAATGGACGCTTCCATGGCCGATGAACCGGACCCGAGCACCAGAACAGGCTCATAATCGTCACCGGCTCCGGCCAGAATACGCAGATTCTCGCGGATGGGCTTGAACCTGAGTTCGTTTTCGGCATCACGATGACCAAATTCAGGCAACATGGCAGCCTGTTTGACTTCCTCACGAATATACGTGGGGCCGGTAATGAAAAGGGTGAGCTGGGCGAATTCCTGCAAACTCATGGCGAATATCCTCTCTGTATGGCAAAAATATCGAGGGTGAAAATGTCGTCGCTCAATATAACGGGGCCGGGGCAATGTCCAGACTCTGCCACGCCCTCTCCTCGACATAAAATATGAATAGCGATCCGGAGACAAAATATCAATTCAAATACAGCACCATACGACAAATTCAAGAATCATTATGAATACCGCTTCAAGCATGTACAACACTTGCTCATACATACTCAGTCTCTACAAAATGCAATCATAAAATGCAAAACAAACCATGTAGTTATACACTACTGCATTCAAAATAATGTCTATTAATTAGCCAGTCAATCATTTTTTACTGTTATTCTATCACTTTCAACAACATTTTTATGTACATAATTCGTCGTATATGGCAATGTGGCAGCACTTGGGAGAGTTCCTGCTCCCGATACGTGACATAGTGCGAGGTTAGAAGGACCACCACTCACGAGTAGTTGCCTGTGCTCAACCGTCTGAAGAGCATGTGCACCACTCAAACCAGGAGGTTCTGTCGGTATGACGACTGCTCTTCTCGTAATTATTGCTGTCATGTGGATTCCCGTTGCATTGCTCAACATCGGAAAAGGCGAAGCCAAAGGAACCGGCGCGGTTTCTGCTATCGTCGGTACCGTTGTGATTCTGGGAGCCATCCTTCAAGCCGCAGTATTTGGTGATGGCTTCACAGCAGGCCTGCTGTTCGCACACGGTATTCTTTACTGTTGTGTCGGGTACGCTCTGCTTGTCGGCCTTGAAGACCTGCGTTCCGTAGGCAATGTCAGCCTGGCTGTCGCACTTATTTCCGCCATCTATGCCGTGACCTTCTACATCGGCGGCCCGACCATGGCTGATGGTACCCAATTGGTCGCACCGAGCCTCTACCTCGCCATGGCCTGCGTCGGGTACACGGTCCTCACCCTGGAAGTCTGGATGGCTTTCTATGGCAAGCTCGCACCCAGCATTGTGGCCTGGTCCCTGCTTATCTGGGTTCCCATCGGACTGTGGATTCCCGCTTTTGATCTGATGATCGCGGGCAAGCTCCCCTTCTAGTCTTTTCTAAGACATTTACACTTAATACAGGTGCCTTCCGCCGGGGAGGGCACCTGTTTTGCTGTCGTACTCCCTTTTTTCATTCACATGAAATAGCTGTGGTAAACTCCGCCAGATCGAC containing:
- a CDS encoding DUF362 domain-containing protein — protein: MSTRVAIAHILEYESTLLQRATQLILEESGLTIHPGQTVLVKPNLVNGSNARHCTTHPRVVQAACTWLLDQGARVTVADSPAFGPASYVARASGLADALGEIGLKAQSLKRATPLTLSQGGTIGLSQDALEADLILNIPKLKVHCQMTMSGAVKNMFGCVVGFRKALAHNRLGHSHEVFRSMLMDVYAALPHTHHLVDGIHPLHKDGPIKGVPFELGWLAASSNGIAIDTAAYALLGLRPQQVPLWDEAMQRNLIGADPRDLLYPLEKPDQFDTTGFVLSPERELAFTPSRLMTGRIRSLLKHFKK
- the hypF gene encoding carbamoyltransferase HypF, whose protein sequence is MLRQRFTITGQVQGVGFRPFVYRIALDNHVTGSVNNSSDGVIIEVQGSPEQVACFSDDLTEKLPPLAHVVTFESAELDPVEDETAFIILKSTGGKGHSVLISADVATCADCLADMNDPNNRRYRYPFTNCTNCGPRYTITRSIPYDRPQTSMAEFPLCDKCREEYENPLDRRFHAQPNACPICGPTVWLTDENNATIAQNDDALNRLASDLAAGKLAAVKGLGGFHLVCDATSDTAVATLRARKHRPDKPLAVMVPDMETARRLAEIGLKEEEWLTGLHRPIVLAAKHSPFPLAELVAPDTNFIGLMLPYTPLHHVLLNHFKEAGNNTVPALVMTSGNMSSEPICLDNTEAFERLGGIADIFLFHDRDILIRTDDSVLRVNKTTEDPIFMRRARGFVPAPVFIPHTGPTVLGTGPELKATLTLTKGDQAFTSQHIGNMSNLETMYFYREILTHLQDILQVRPELIVRDLHPDYMTSTLAEELGREMDIPVATLQHHYAHIHAVLAENRHTDPVIGLALDGTGYGEDGTIWGGECLLVDPKGLEHQRLAHFSRIRLPGGEAAVKEPWRIAQAALWELGITEPTRYVWPWLTNFERESHFLPQLLHKGINAPATSSCGRLFDGVAALCGLAETISYEGQAAIRLEKVQDMSETGAYPCPLRSDDPVSLNTLSLVAGVLEDLEHSVPVPVIARRFHNGLIAGLTYMAYSFSMVLDIHHIALSGGVMQNLTLATELPLALKAAGLLPLLHKQLPPNDGCISLGQAVWGQRKLQIGS
- a CDS encoding DUF3298 and DUF4163 domain-containing protein — encoded protein: MHRMFALLTTLCIVLVAAAPLSAAPCTPLVLSSVTIREETLGFTVDAEYPVLCVPEANRTIRDWVGFCLFDFKKLDPEHDLSDFPHKYSLHMHYAVWPSQGHRFVSVKLSVAVYTGGAHSNHWPKTWVFDRENGHVIELGDVFTDLESGLNTVSRLVRPPLVSALGDMYLEDMLQPGIEPMEDNFRNFIFTEDGMTFFFMPYQVAPFAAGEQIVTIPYENIDNLFNAETRHALGRE
- a CDS encoding YqaE/Pmp3 family membrane protein; this translates as MELIRIIISVLIPPIGAFLKVGLSLQFFINLLLTICGYFPGLVHVIWLLARKK
- a CDS encoding pyridoxal-phosphate-dependent aminotransferase family protein encodes the protein MSLQEFAQLTLFITGPTYIREEVKQAAMLPEFGHRDAENELRFKPIRENLRILAGAGDDYEPVLVLGSGSSAMEASIRSLVAEDETLLNVSVGAFGDHYYEIAVANGKNAENLKFEYGQPIDLAVLEARLEALKPDVVSFTHNETSTGVVNDMKAVCALIRKHGGMPLVDGVSIYGGADLDLSNSGAAIYVTATQKSLALPAGFGIGFVSREAEEKAAWVTNKGHAHDITRQLVCARKNQTLTTPNGALANQMAVQLDYIVNEEGVENRFARHIAMRGMVEEWVAGLDGFDMFVPEGYRSPTLTTVVCPEGVTQAQLKNGVKEALRKEGYLMDPGYGKLNAALEKEGMRQIIRIGHMGDITPDMLAAYLAKLEVALKAL
- a CDS encoding transporter; translated protein: MTTALLVIIAVMWIPVALLNIGKGEAKGTGAVSAIVGTVVILGAILQAAVFGDGFTAGLLFAHGILYCCVGYALLVGLEDLRSVGNVSLAVALISAIYAVTFYIGGPTMADGTQLVAPSLYLAMACVGYTVLTLEVWMAFYGKLAPSIVAWSLLIWVPIGLWIPAFDLMIAGKLPF